A single window of Anopheles moucheti chromosome 2, idAnoMoucSN_F20_07, whole genome shotgun sequence DNA harbors:
- the LOC128299855 gene encoding ubiquitin-like protein 5, giving the protein MLEITCNDRLGKKVRVKCNPDDTIGDLKKLIAAQTGTRYDKIVLKKWYTIYKDNIKLADYEIHDGMNIELYYQ; this is encoded by the coding sequence ATGCTGGAAATCACGTGCAACGATCGGTTGGGCAAGAAGGTGCGCGTGAAGTGCAACCCGGACGATACCATTGGCGACTTGAAAAAGTTGATCGCTGCCCAGACCGGTACGCGCTACGACAAGATAGTGCTGAAAAAGTGGTACACTATATATAAGGACAATATCAAGTTGGCGGACTACGAAATTCACGACGGTATGAACATCGAGCTTTACTATCAGTGA